The sequence ctgatctatttcttttcctggaattccccagatttgaacttccaattctccaatatttatcactccttggtaagttcttttttcctgttgttccaaatagtaaatcgagttacaagggaactggttccgatgacttgtaattttgaatactattttcacttttttccatccttctggagatctaagttttcctattatagaaaactctttttttttctggtggaatttcttgaataggataTTTGTCCCATCTCTTGCTTGTCATTctgtctccttggaaagataaccaccttcggggttctattttaagttctctgtatagaaccggtctgtcttgaatttgaatgcctgtttcctgaattaaaggaaactcgattctttccgggtatattgcttgagaaactttcccaaagatctctggaatttcaatgaactcatttctaataaataattcagaatggtgagtattagaaagaacatataaaatttgatacgtaatagaatatgacatattaccttccttcattagtcttttttccttgaagttttgatgcaacgtcaaggctcgactaaaatctctatcagctaaattgtaggctattcttggataaataactcccacaattttttctgcacacaaatttcccgagatacttcctagaaccgcatcttgtatattcctcattcttttatcgcatactatgatatctatgggtgaatctatttcctctttaaaagtagctttgatcataatctggattgctccaatatgaatccaagatattgtctttgctacttctgcttttaatttctgtaattcctctcgaatttcttcaaaggaaattaactgcatctcaatttgattactggttaattccatagggatcgccatttcccttctggataccttataaatcaaattatgttttctttgtcttagccctaggtttcctaagactctttcaacttgtcctgccgaaaatccttggtacttttgtaatgttggattttctctcataatcctttggaccatattatgagatatcgtggtttgactaaagaacccaaccaaaatttcatgtgtttcatgccgaaacatttcctctttactctgattctgattctgattcatcctcaaAAACTTCTCGACTAAAAAATATCTCTtgttcgtatatgctttcatctgaggggatatcctcaaattgatatacttggactagatcttgaaagaagaccgcatcatccatatctggtgttgcttcaaagagtttaactccttttttttcgttttctggacaatttgtagatatatgtcatcttgctccacatgtccagcagttgcaatccttgaaactttcacttgatcttgtatgagttcttctgaaagtttttCTTGATGGTATTCtttccctgctttgtgatgagcctgttgttggggatgttcttgtaggtccacttcttctacccgatctataggatctggccttttgtttggaccaaaatgttcttggttttcaagaacttttcattcttttattatagggattatttctgaatttcttccttttaaatccctgtgatctgtttccaatgatcgttggaagatcattttttCTACAACACAAATgtgtacgcttatctatactcattattttcttgtagttcttctgtaatgcttccatatggcaccattctgctaattttcctttcaaaaaggaggcacgtcttgccaatgtatcaagattacctggaacatATTCTTTGATCAACATTTCTCTctagggacttggcatttttgcgaaaaatagctgaatagctatattttcctcgactcccaaattccatctgtatttagtgaataacataatgtattcatcaactaaacagatatcatgtaactcgaggctataaagagcttgagtatatcatCTCTTTTTctttgtatcttgattattgaaataatctatccgaattgtgctttaaatagagtggtcattctttctccaatctcgctgagggattctcctgctaagattgattccttagtttctggcatagtcatctcccatgcgatcttaacagatcccattagaatcatttctagaagtttaatgaatccttctttattgagatctaatgtcactgctgctattctcatagctgacgtccaatcatctataagatcttctctgtttttgaagtccaaaacatcaaggtttaacataaccccgtaaggatgtattggatctaaaacagtttttccgtaaggagtttgatggagtgagattttactccttcttgatctggttcctgctggatgtgaattttctccaacctggaactcactatgcggttcttctgttttaaccacatatcttgggggattccctatgggttgttcaccctcaggggaattcatttttagatctactactttcaTATTCGCAAATGAATCtacaagatcttgtagatcctcgagatttaatctttctaaagtagtcatcagatagtatttttctctgatactgcttttataagattaatcatcatttcatcattggttaaaggtttttgaaccattttggttttacctttctgatgtaacaaaggttcggtaccaaatgagagtgATAACCTTCCTcatgtatttccttttctagaacccgaagtgtgttctagatttatgattttattttgaagatcctttagagttccaagaattttttcttgtttcttaaggatttcatcaatttgccgaggtatttcatacagctgattgctgtaatattgtaccgtcttttgaatttctctaagatctccggagagtttagaggaatctggggtaatctctaaaaattgagagttagaaatcatttttctttatctattcaaaattaagagcattaatcacaacctgttgtaagtaatctattgtgaatagattaacttgtttataggatttcatatgaataaaatcctcttgattcaaaccttcgtttgaagtcatctttagtaaaaatcttctcctcaacaaagaaaaacatgaattaacgaataatattacgtctgaataattaacctaaggctttgataccattttgcGGATAATTCCTTATACTGCAAATGAACACAAAATCTCCAGATTCAAGCATAAAACCATTAAATTTTAAGCATAAAACCTATAGATTTCAAGCATAGATTAGCATAAatccagtacaagaattaaatattaaaatattcaagtttggtggtcctatGGAGTTATAGTAAAAAATCATTTGCCTAGGAAATATAATAAAGTTAAGAAAGCTATTAGGGATTTTAGGATAATTCACTCTTAAATTAAACAATCAAGtatcatttaaaaataataatcatcatgATCTCAATTATTAGTTGTTGATATTATCGTCCATTGAATGCTAAAAATTTTGACGTTTTTAAACATTATTCACGTATTTCCATCGATACAATTAatggatatatatatcataGGCAACATGGAGCATAGCAACTGAGATTTGGAATTTGTAATTAACTTGTTTATGCCTAGAGTAATAAGCTCGTCAGGAGCTAGCTAGGTCTTACTTTACTGTCGagaaactgaaaaaaaaaaaaaaaaatttgttttcgtttttgtttttgtttttttgaagaaatttcaaaaattcatttatatgtgtataagttagttaaagttatttattttaaataaaaatataaattacttaaaaaatattgtttctaCAATTCGAAAGTACGTACGTACCTGAAGCTTTAAGCTGTGTAAAACGTTACATATAATACATATtaacaaaattattattaatttttaaataaaaagttTGTGGAACAACAAAGTCGACGctgaaattatattatattatattatatatatatatatatatatatatatatatatatatatatatatataaaaagtaGCGGTTAGTTTTGGAGAAATGATAAAGACAGGGACGTAACCAGGATTTTACGGTAGGGGGGCTAATTTTAcaagaaaaaaatatgaataaaactTATAGGGTCAATATACATATTAGATTtatgttaatattttattattcatatATGTGTCAACTTgtttatgatttaaaaaaaattaaatatcaatcatGCTAGTAAtgacacaaaattttaatatatcaatatccttataaatattttctatatTCAACAGTGAATGtatttcaataattaaattatattttataaaaaaaatttgaaaatttgatgggttaatgaatcaaaaaaatttctctttAAAATAAGTTGAATAattgttttatattttataaagtataattttttaaatgtgaTAATGTATATAATTATAGATTTACTTTGAATTTATGATGTTATTTTGTATTCAATAGCATATAATGTTTAATATATTGAATGTTCCATGAAATGGTCTATATAAACACAAAATATAGAAgcctaaataacttaaataaaactcatatatatcaataaattaaaaaattcaatcaattgcaaataataattaatatatatatatatatatatatatatatttatatattttgatcATGAAGGTATGATCTTGCGAAATTGTAGTAAATCGAAATCAAGAATCaagataattaataatttttgacTCTACGATCGAGTAGGCaatcgaaaataaaaaaaaccaaaaatggAATTAAGAATAAAGCGAgaaattaacatatatatatatatatatataatgggaattactttgattaatattttatttaaatattaattaattattataatatatataaagtaattaaattaatttgttGGATGATGCATGCACCTAGCTATCCAACAACAGGCTTGGTCTTAACCATGTTAGCTTCATTAAGATAAAGCTTGACACGATTGCAGCAGAAATTATCAAGAATAATAAAGCCTGGATGGAGAAGCACAAGAGTCACCAAAGGGTTGTCTCGTTGGATCACAGCCTTGGCTTCTTCCGCACCCACACCAACAAGATTTGGCCATTCATATTTGTATTTGCCATCAAAGGCGCAACATCGGCGGTCCGAGCAAGGATAGCATCTGGGGTCACTTGGAGAGCACGTATAAACTGAGCATGGTGGATAAGGAAAACTAATATGGGCGGCCATATATGATCTCTATTTTTTTCTTGCTTTGTAAACTGATCATAATCATCAGGTACGTACGTACGTTCCTGCATTTATATACGCTTTTCTTCTccctaattaattaatgctcgTCAATATTCATTGATTTGATTATTCCTTCATTTTTTGTGATCTTCTCATAATTACTTTAATTATGACCTTTATTAATTGCATGCCAAGATTTTCTTCCAATTTTAGATATTTAATTAATCTCCCATAattttatgttgttgttgttatgaTTATTACAATtacaattatattatatttgctATTAATTGTTAACATTTGGAAAATATTATTTCGATTTTATTCCAATATACATGTAACCCCAAGAATTATATATATGGTATAGGTTCAATTATTTTCCCATAAAATAACAATGTTGAAGTCACCGTTGTAAATTCAAAggatacatatatattaattaagtcGAATAATTTTTAATGGGTAAAAATTTCATGTAATCGATCTGCTATAATTTTAGCATCTATCATGATTAGAATACTAAGATTCTTCCCAAGTTTGAATATTTAATCATATATGTTTTACCGTACTAATTTTCATAATGTTCATATTAATATTATGACGAAAATTTGATTACGTTCTACTAACATATCAGACGGTCAAGACGTGAGTTCTATACAattggttatatatatatatatatataataacattcatgaatttttgttctTAAAATTGTGACACACTAATAGTAGGTTTTTTATAATTTGAATTGAATATataatcttatatttatgttgtttctatcattttatcaattattatttgacttgcaatatatcttatatttatgttgttTCTATCATTTTATCTATTAGTGAGCAACATCAAACTCCATTATTCGAACATCTCTGAGGTAGACCTGGCCACGGTCCGGGTTCGGGTTGGCATTTAGccaacccttaaccggcccgccAATGGCCGGTTCCGGTTCGGGTCGGTGAACCGGCGGtttcggtccgggtccgggtctggTTAACCACCGGTTCAGGGTCCGAGCTAAACCgtcccatttaaaaaaaaaaaaaatatttagcgccccagcgcttcattttcagcgctggggcgctacaCCTTCGAATTCAAAGGggcagcgccccagcgcttcattttaagcgctggggcgctatacCTTCGAATTCAATTCGAAGGGGCCGCGCCCCAGCGCTTCATTTTCAGCGCTGGGTGCTGGGGCGCTGAACcttctaaattttatttttttaaaatttttaaacaaatttttaataaaacatattttttaaataacctcaatcaaatatttcatatctccataataaaaatctattacatttattaaataaacaatatattagaatttcaacatcttaatatcttatgacttaatattacaaatctattacattttattctatTTCACTCGTATTTCCTCCCGTCGTAGTTCCGGATGTTCCTTCGGTATCatcttggtcttcttcatcactttgaatatgttgtgttcgagtagcggcttttgaccaatcattgagcaAACATTGGGCTTCCAAGTTTTTCGGCCTTAAGCTAGAACGTCTTTCGTCCAATATATTTCCTCCAATACTAAATTTTTGCTCCACTGCAACTGTTGAAACTGGACAAGCTAAAATTTCTTTTGccattatagccaaaattggatatatttgtgttttttgcgaccaccatctcaaaatgtcgaagttttcctcgtctgtatcactaaaatcaaaagtagtggtaaaataattctcaagttcctgACTGGAACTTGAGGATCCTCGTGGACGTTTCGTCCGTTCTCTTAATAAAAGTTGCGCTTTAGTAAGTTTAGAAGAAACATTACTAGTTGCAGTGAattgtgtttcatgtgaaacaatttgtccaccatatttgatgttatattcattataaatatcaagtaaatgagttttaatattaaacaaaatcaatgagatagaaggaatcgtttccgcaataggctccaaagattcataatataatgttaacatgtcgtttaagccatctaatttaagtctaggatctaaaacaaaagcacataaaaaaatttcaggaatgagcaaaaaatattttttccattTTGCTTTCATGACGAGAATACATTGAGCTAAAGCACTATCATTAGAAttaacatgttcatgaaaaatacaagcaatgttgcaacaatgtgttaaaactaaatgtgaagtagggtaataaacaccggataattggtcactagcatcattaaaaacttttaaaatttcacaaatactagtgcatatgttccattgatttgaaaataaataaatatcacgagcttgaacaaatagatgaaaaaatgtacataataaatctttatattcaaaagaggataataacaatttatatgttgaattccaacgagttggaacatctcgtgcaaaccgcttaggcttcataccatttactctacaaaattttccccattgcttcataacttgagtatgcgtccataaataatgaatagaaTATATATGCCTAAACTTTTAGttcatcttgaacacacaaatttaaaatatgacatgtgcatctaatatgaaaaaatttaccacctagtgatggtttacatatttcaataagctcactaatactagaagtatttgcactagcattatcaaaagacattgaaaaaactttggtagttagaccatattcttctaaaataacaaatataagttgcgaaatattttgtgtcgtgtgtgattcgttgaaacatctatatgcaaacaaccttttttgaatgttccaattattatcaatccaatgacatgtaatacccatatatgaacaactttgccaatgatcactccaaatatcggaacacaaagaaactttattattcaaactataaaattctttaattaattctttcttttgatcaacgactaactttttcattgtgcgtttgagactatttcttggaatacgtctaatagaaggatttgcacttgtagaaagccaatttttaaaagataatttatcgctaaaactaaaagaaagttgttcaaccgcacaaaatttagccgtttcttctctaaatctagcttcgttatatttaaatagttgagattcattacccgattgagaagagaatgccggaatttgagtttgagcacgatCAATCCCAATTTCCaccggatgatttttctcgatatgTCGCGTCAAAGTTTCATATCCacctccttgtttaaatttgtaacattttgaacaatatttgcatttggcttGCAAATCACCGGAGGAAAGCGTAATCTTCTCGAAgtgtttggtgaagatatcggatgtcgggcgaggcaccgctcgagtttgtctttgagaggccgccatatcgttcatactttcttgacttGCATGATGACGTGGTGGTCGTTGTTGTTGTTcaacttgttgtctttgttgcgcctcttgtcgaatttcttgaatttcatcatcggaatattcaagatcaaatccatcgacattgaattgaggatactcgacctcgggtggtatgatgctcttttcctttccttttcctttgtcacccctacgacttgatcccgctccgaacatttgtaattgtataaatatgaaaataaattaacaattgACAATATACCAATAATCGaaattgatatttttgataattcaagaaattgaaatgaattgagaatagagagaatgaagagtaaattgtgtaaacaaaatgaaagggGGTTGgggggtatttatagataaagaataaaaaatagattttttttataaaaaaaaaaaaaaaaaaaaaaaccggcCGACCCGGCGGGTCGACCGGCCGGGTCTACAACGGCCACGAAATCGTGGCCGTTGAATGATCTCAACGGCCACGAAATCCTGGCCGTTGAATGATCCAACGGCCACTTGGTAGTGGCCGTTGGATCATGTGGCGCCCGGATGGGCGCCACGTGTCCAACCCGCCGGGTTGGACGGTTCCAACCCGGCGGGTCGGACCCGTTCAACCCGGAGGGTTGGACCGCCGGGTTCCCGGTTTTCCTAAGAGAAAACCGGAACCGGACCGCCTATGGGCCGGTCCGGTTCCGGTTCCGGGTCGGGCCCGTTGACCACGGgccggttccggtccgggtccgggcccaacccggcccttggccaggtctactCTGAGGTACCAGTTGTTATTCCAATGACTGTGAAAAATCTAAGGCAACAACGTTTAGAGTCATGCATGTCTAGTAGGGATGGTCGTATCGGCATAGGCTATTAATCGAGAAACATTTCGAGTGCAAATGCCCCGAATTCTCCAGGCGAAGAAACAGATTACTATTGAGGTAGTGGGGGATAATATTCTTGTTGGATTTTGGATCTGAAATTGATCGCAGACATGCTTTATTTGACGATCCTTAGTCGTTCTTTAAGGATCTTGTGGTGTTCAAGTTCAAAGCCTCTATGGGATTATAAAAAACGACGGACATGTCTTTTGATACTATACTGATATGGATTCAATGCCACAATGTGCCTCTAGCTAGTTTTCATGCACGAGCCTATTATTCGCAGCTTTGGGAAGCGAGTCGGCAATGTTCTTGAGGTTGAATCAGGCGAAGGGGGGAGGTGTGATGGAAAATTCGCTAGAATTCGGGTAGAGCTGGACTTCACAAAACCTTTGAAGCAGGGTATTTGTGTGGTTCAACCTAAGGGAGGAATATGATCAACAATGTGTTGTATTATTGTATGAGAGTTTGCCTAATTTTTGTTATAGGCGTGGCAGAATATGATGTGTGTTCAGAGATTGTGTTGAAAAGGGGATTGCAGAAACTGAGTGTCCTTATGACAACTGGATTAGGGCAGGGGCAGCCTCTTTCTCCGGATAAGAAAAGCACTCATAAAGCTAGTTTTTAAAAACAACATCTTGCGATGCATGACAAAGAGAATTTTGGATcaaatttttaattacaaaaatgTTTATATAATAAACCCAAGTACAACTGTGCAATTAAAAAACAGCTAGCACTTCCCAAAAAGATCTAAGAAAACAACTTAACTAGAGATAATCAACTCCTTCATATCAATGGATTGgggagagagaaaaaaaaagttcaGGAAGAAGAAGGAAACAAAGGAATTGACACGCATGCATCAAGATAAAGTATTCATGTAATTATATGTTTAATTTCAAAACGTGCATGGTGTGTTCCCTACAAATTTGTTCATCTGCATCAATGCACATGAAGAGTTCATATATGCAACTTGCGAAGAAGTATAGTAAtccatttcatttttttaatataagctGTAAATTACACGTACAGCCATGCACTAggtaattattatttaatagaTGATCAGTAGGTtaataattatttcattatGTGAAATGATAGCCAATTGGAATTAAATCCattaatatttgaaataaacgacaacatatatataaatatatatcactgATTAAGGAATTAAGGAAAAAGATACTTCAGTATGTTAAGCCAGTGGCAACAATGGGACTCCTAACTTCATGTTTGCCACCGACCTGGACCCATGTCAGGAAACCGTAAACCAGAGAATCATTCGTCAGTTTGGGACCTTCCAGGCTCAGCTTGTAGCTTTTCTTCTCATATTTCTTGGTGAACTCCAGTCTGTCAGGTGAAACACTAACTTTGAATCCATTTATTGCTGTTAAATTCGCTACATAAACAGAGTTTTCTTCTCCAACGTTTGTCACGGTTCTGTGAAATTCTTGCACTTCTTTGACATTTGATTTAGTGTTGTTTCCATTGAAGTAGGCGATGAAAGAAGGGTAGTTCAAGTCGAGTGACTGAAAGGAGCAGTTATAAGAACTGGACCTTGTGATTGCTTTAATCTGGCTAGAGTTGAAGTTCAATGCACAGATAAGATTAATGTAATCTTGTGCATTTGCATCGTATATCAATCCGGGGTCTAATGCCCTGTTTGGATCGACATGTCCAGCTCCCATGGCTAAGGGAGTGGCGGGTTGGTTCTTGAATCCCATATCCCTGATGGGATTTCCTGTGTTGTCAAAATTATAAGCGCTGGTCATCATGGCAGATCGTATGGCTGCCGGGCTCCACCCGGGATGTGCCCCTTTTAGAAGGGCTGCCACTCCAGCAGCATGTGGGCATGCCATTGATGTCCCGGAGATGATGTTGAAATCATTGAAGAGGTGGTGGTGTGCATCTACAACGTGTGCTACTGCAGAATTTGGGGGCCATGAAGCCAAGATTAGATCACCTGGAGCCATGATGTCTGGCTTTAGTACGAATGGGCAGCTCTGTGATGGCCCTCTTGAACTGTAACTTGCCAATTTTGGAGCTGGTTTGATTCCAAGACGTGTTTCTCGGAAGGCAAATCTTGCTTTTGGATTTGAGTCATTGTTGACGTAGTCTAGGATCTTTTGGCCTTCTTCAAGGCTTACGAACAACGCTGGATATGAGGTTTGGATCAAGAACTCTAAATCCGTGgaatttgatatgaatattCCACCGGTTAGTTCGGCTTCATTGACATTGTCTACCTGTTCACTCAGATCACCGCTATCGACGCAGATAACAATATTGTGACTGAAATTCTTGAGCCCTTTTTCATCATCGCAGGAACCTACAAGAACGATTGGGATGAATTTCGTGGGATATTTTCCAGGGTATAGAGACGAACCCGTGGCTGAAACTCCATTTTCGAGAGTTAAAGTTCCCCCTAACTCTCTATCGATCGTACCGGCAGCAACCGTGAGAACCCAGGGTATCCCATTATGCAGAGTCTCTTCACTCGGTCCAGCGTTCCCTGATGAAGTTGAAACAAAAATGCCCTTTTCCATTGCCCCAAATGTGGCTATAGCAACGGGATCCCCAAACAAGGCTTCCCCGTCCAACCCAAATGACAAAGATAGCACGTCAACACCATCCGCAATCGCCTGATCAATAGCAGCAAGAATATCAGAACTATAAGACCCTTCATCCCAAAGAGCCTTGTACATAGCAACCCGAGATTTTGGGGCAACTCCGGTTGCAATCCCTGGAGCATATCCAAAGAATGATGCCCCTTGGACAGGGCTGCCAGCTGCCGTCGATGAAGTATGAGTCCCATGCCCATTCGTGTCACGAGTAGAAATCATCGTTAAAGTCAAGTCGGGATAATGAGCAAGTAAACCTTTGTTAAAATAACGAGCTCCTATAAGTTTCTTGTTGCAGAGAGAGGAACTAAAATGCTCGCCACTCTCACATTCGCCTCTCCATCTCGATGGAACATCACTCATTCCGTAGTCATCGAAGCTTTTACTCTCTGGCCACACCCCAGTATCAACCAAACCAATTATGACATCTTCACCATAGTTGGAAACCTGCCAAGCGCCGTGATCCGAATCTAGGCCAAGAAACTGGTACGTATGAGTAGTGTCAACTTTGACAGTTGAGTCTTTTGTACAAGAAATGAACCCTTTCGAGTTCTTAATGGCCTCCAATTCAGAAGACGAGAGAACCGCGCTGAATCCATTGATGGAATTTGTGTAAGAATACACCAGTTTATAGGAGGGAACAAGGTTTCTGGTTGTTTCCAACGAATTGGATACGGAGGCAAGGGTTGCTAAGTACCAGTCTTTGTGGGTGGAGAAAGCTTTGGGCATGGCGGATAAGTCCATATGGATAATATAAGTGTCAGATTCTGCAGAAACGGACATGAATGGCATGCTAGTGAAACATAGAGTACATAAGAACAAGTACAAATTAGAGAGGTGAAGTTCCATTGTCTAGcaatgaaataaatttttaaatgttcTTTAGTCATAATAAGAGTGGACTACATATATATAGCAGGAGAAGCATGGAAGCTGAAGTGTTCCACACTTTGAAAAACATGCAGAGACACACAAATATGGGGCCTCTTGTACTGCATGCCCTCTTAAgctggaaatggttctttgagCCACGTTTGTTAAAACATAGCCTTATTAATTAaacctttatatatatatatatatatatgtatatatatatatatatatatatatgacaccCCACAATACACGTGACCCCCAATACAAATAAGAAATATGCTAGATGT comes from Henckelia pumila isolate YLH828 chromosome 4, ASM3356847v2, whole genome shotgun sequence and encodes:
- the LOC140865957 gene encoding subtilisin-like protease SBT3, yielding MELHLSNLYLFLCTLCFTSMPFMSVSAESDTYIIHMDLSAMPKAFSTHKDWYLATLASVSNSLETTRNLVPSYKLVYSYTNSINGFSAVLSSSELEAIKNSKGFISCTKDSTVKVDTTHTYQFLGLDSDHGAWQVSNYGEDVIIGLVDTGVWPESKSFDDYGMSDVPSRWRGECESGEHFSSSLCNKKLIGARYFNKGLLAHYPDLTLTMISTRDTNGHGTHTSSTAAGSPVQGASFFGYAPGIATGVAPKSRVAMYKALWDEGSYSSDILAAIDQAIADGVDVLSLSFGLDGEALFGDPVAIATFGAMEKGIFVSTSSGNAGPSEETLHNGIPWVLTVAAGTIDRELGGTLTLENGVSATGSSLYPGKYPTKFIPIVLVGSCDDEKGLKNFSHNIVICVDSGDLSEQVDNVNEAELTGGIFISNSTDLEFLIQTSYPALFVSLEEGQKILDYVNNDSNPKARFAFRETRLGIKPAPKLASYSSRGPSQSCPFVLKPDIMAPGDLILASWPPNSAVAHVVDAHHHLFNDFNIISGTSMACPHAAGVAALLKGAHPGWSPAAIRSAMMTSAYNFDNTGNPIRDMGFKNQPATPLAMGAGHVDPNRALDPGLIYDANAQDYINLICALNFNSSQIKAITRSSSYNCSFQSLDLNYPSFIAYFNGNNTKSNVKEVQEFHRTVTNVGEENSVYVANLTAINGFKVSVSPDRLEFTKKYEKKSYKLSLEGPKLTNDSLVYGFLTWVQVGGKHEVRSPIVATGLTY